The DNA region CTGGATGACCATCCAACTCCTGCAAACCCTGGGACTGGCTACAAAGGTCAAGCTAGTCGAGAAGGAGTAAGTTTTAAGTGTTGAGTTCTAAGTTTTGAGCCATTAGAGGGTAGTTGGCTGAGATAATCTCAGACCTAACCCCCAACCCCGTTCCCTAAACTACTCAAAACTGTCCTGTTCCTTGAATAATGTGTTTCACCGTCGTCAGGGTTTCCAGACTAATTGGCCCGCGACGGTGTCCTTTTTGGTTGGACATGCCGAGGAAAATGGAGTCGCCTCGTTTGGGGTTGCGGGAGAAGCGGGGCGAGGCGTTGATGTAGGTGGAGGCGCTGTTGATGCCCAAAGCAAAAGAACGGCTCTCCTGGTAGGATTCGGTGACTAGACAGTCGGCATGACCACTGCTGTGCAAATTAATCCAGGTGATGGCGGCTTCCAGACTGGGTACAGACTTGAAAGCAATGATTTTTGCCAGATATGCCTGTCGCCATTCGCTTTCTTCGGCCAGTTTCAGTTCTGGAAATTCAGCCACGAGGTCGGCATCTCCTCGGAGTTCAAAGCCCTTTTCTCGCAAACTATTCCACAGAATAATCAGGGAGGAAGGATTCTGGCTGGGATGGATTAAGACTTTCTCGATCGCATTCACCGGATCTGGTTCGCTCTGGTGACTATCGATGAGAATCCAGCGCACAGCATCCAAGCTGCCAGAAGGTGACCAGTACAGGTAACAGTTACCCATCGCCGATCGCAGGACAGGAGCCGTGGCCTGTCGGACAATTTGCTGTACCAGGCTGGGTCGTCCGTAGGGAATGATCAGATTCACGTACTGATCCTGCACAATCAGATCGCGGATGGAAGCGCCCTGATCGGAGGACAGCACCTGCAGGCAACCATCGGGCAGTCCGTTTTTTTCGATCGCCGACCATAAGGCTTGCGCGATCGCCGCATTGGAATGGCTGGCTTCACTGCCCCCTTTGAGCACCAGACTATTTCCCGTTTTCACACACAGTCCTGCAGCCAGAGCGGCCAGTTCGGGAAAGGCTTCGTAAATCAGTGAAATTACCCCCAGGGGCATGAGTTGGGAGTAGGTCTGGCAATGGTCAATCTGGTAGGCGGCATCCATCACCCGTCCGATCGGATCAGGGAGTTCGCTTAATCGCCGCAGCAGGTTAGCCGCCGTTTGAATTCGTTCTGGGGTCAGTTTTAGCCATTCCAAAATCAGATCAGGAACTGCCATTTCCCGACTGGCTTCCAGATCCAGCGTATTGGCTTCTAGAATGTCATTTTGCTGCTGCTTCAGTGCTTCTGCCATCGCATAAACGGTTTGGCTGCGCAGCACACCTTTGGTCGTTGCTAACTGGATCGAAGCTCGATGGGCAGCCTGTACAGCAACGAGTGGATCGGCAATCAGTCCGTCAGAGAAATCCGTTGTCATGGGTTATCGTCTATAAGCCAGCAACACCATCAGCGCAGGCAGCACGGCCAAAAGTAGCACTCCAACGATCAGAACGATGCCCGATGAACTTGATTTGGCATTCAGGGCCAGCGGCAACCAGATGATCAACATGATCAGGGTAATCCCCAGGGCGACGGGTAGATAGCTTTCCCCCAAACCCGCATGGGCCGGATTCCACTGGTGGCCATTCCACCGCCACGCCCGCTTATAAGGATAACTTCCCGAAAGCTGTTCTAGAACCTGCCCCGTTTCATCCACGACAAAGATTTGTTGACAACGGTTACATCCGAAGGCTTCCGTCAGGGCGATCGGGGATAACCGCCCCCGTCTACGGCAAGGACAGGGATAATCTTGTGTTAAATCAATTTTTTGAGATTTTTGTGGTTGCACAGGCAGCACCAGGATGCAGTTGCAAATATCTTGTCTGAATAAATTAACCCTCGTCCATCCTGCAGAACACTGCGTCTTTTAGGGCAAAGTTTCAGGTTCCTGGCTGGACGTTAGTTGATTACCCTTTGATTCAAGCAATTAACAGACAGGTCATCAAGTCCCCCCTCTGACCATAAGCTAAAGCTTTATTTTCGGGTTGTAATCTAATTCTAAAAAACTCTAGAAGGTATTTTTTATCGGCAATATTATCACGATTAAAAAGGGAAAATAGCAGAAGTGTGAGATAAAGCAGGGCAAGGTGTACGAGACAAAGTTATAACGCGCTCCTGCAAGAAATTACTGAGCCCACTGATAGCCACTGATAACATCCCAGGCAATCTGCTTGTACTGTGTAGCCAAAGCTGCTGGCAGAGGGCCATTGGCGGTTACTTTCTCTGTTGGAGGCTGGCCAGTCACAGCAGCGTAATACAGCAGCCCAACAAAGTACCGACCCGTGGCATTAAGGTGTATCCCGTCTTGAAAATGCTCGGCTATAAACTGTTGCTGAGACTGGCCCAACTGCTCTCTGAGATAAGCAAAGCCGGAGCCAGCCGGAATTATGCCGATCGGCTTACCATCGCTTACCTTGTCAATACCGGTACGGGTCTTCTCATTCTCCGCTTGCCTGTTGCGTACCCAGGCATCCCATTGGGCGGCTGTTTGATATCTGGGATCTTGATTGTCCGGCCAAACTGAGTACAACCATAGCTTCACGTTTGGATTTGCCCTTAGAGCATAAGAGTAGAATAAGGCACCGATACGAACATCTCCAGGTTCTGGAATATTCTTTTCATCAGGTTCAGGGAGATAGTCGGGGCTTACAGGGACAGTGTTCTGCTCGTTTGGATCGGAATAGGCAGATCTGTAAATCGGCATAATTGTCAGGTGATCGGGCTGCATCTTCTGCATGAGGGCCAGGGGTGACTTATCCCTGCCTGCACTATTTTGAAAGTGCCAGAGATAGGACAGGGGCGCTCCTGGGATACTGAATTTTTGCTGCTCAACTCGATAACCAGCACTGGCAAGAAGGGGTTCGGCTCCGTCGCCAAGCTCATCCGTACCACTATTGCCTATGAAAAAAATTTTGATAGTACTCCTGGTTGCCCCAACTCCCGGTATGACCTTTTGCAGGGCACATCCTTGCAAGCCAGGTAGGTAGTTCGCCTGAATGCTGGCAGCCCATCCCTCAGATAGGGAATTGAAGACACCACTCAGTAGAATCAGGGCCGCAGCACTGAGTGCAAGGGCATAGTTAAGCATCATCTGGAAGCAAAGAGGATATTTGAGAAAGCGGGCAACGCGATTCGAACGCGCGACATTCACCTTGGCAAGGTGACGCTCTACCACTGAGCTATGCCCGCACAATTCAGACGATTATCAGGATGTCAGAATCAGGTGACACCTGTCAACTATTTTAGGTCGAGATTTTTGCTGTTGCACTGGATTGTGAAGTAGTTCTTCGCTCCGCTGACAGCCATTAGGTGTCCTAACACCCTCCCCTTAGAGATTTGTTGAAATCGCCTGAACCGGACAGGTAGGAATGCACTGTTCACAGACAATACAGCGCGATCGCGTGAAGCTAAGCTTAAACGATTCAGGATCCAGAGTCAGAGCCTCACTAGGACAAACCCCCGTACAGAGGCCGCAGTGTACACACAAATCTTCATCGATCACGATTTCGCGGCTGGAGGAAGAAACTCCGATGTCCTGGGATCGCATCCACTCGATCGCTGCTTCCAGTTGGTCAATATCCCCCGACAATTCCACCACCAGTTTGCCAATCTGGTTCGGTGCTACCTGTGCCCGAATAATATTTGCCGCAACGTTAAAATCCTTTGCCAATCGATAGGTGACTGGCATCTGGACGGAACGCTTGGGGAAGGTCAGGGTGACTCTTTTCTTCATGGTGGGGAAGGGGGTTAGGGAAGGGGGATGAGGTGAAGCGTGATGGGGTGATGCAAGGGTGGGATGACAAGCGGGTATCAGAATGTCCGTCCTTCCCATTATCTCGTCATTTCACTATTCACCCTTCACCATTCCCTATTTCCTATTCCCGACTTCCTCTCCACTTTGCCTAAGACTCGGAGGTTTTGCCTATGAATTTTAGCCATTCCAATGGCACGGTTCAAACCTCCGAGTTTTTAGCTCCACAGGCTGATTGTGTAGCACCATTGTCGTAGTGCTATTCGCCTCAAAACCAATTTTTTCGTAAAAGGTCTGCTGTTGGGTGGTCATCAGATAAACCCGTTCCACCCGGTACAGTTTGGGATGGCTTAATACGGTTTGTACCAGCTTTCGCCCCAAGCCTGCCCCTTGATAGTCCGGATGGATCACCACATCCCAGATCGTGGCTCGATAAATGC from Leptodesmis sichuanensis A121 includes:
- a CDS encoding NIL domain-containing protein; protein product: MKKRVTLTFPKRSVQMPVTYRLAKDFNVAANIIRAQVAPNQIGKLVVELSGDIDQLEAAIEWMRSQDIGVSSSSREIVIDEDLCVHCGLCTGVCPSEALTLDPESFKLSFTRSRCIVCEQCIPTCPVQAISTNL
- a CDS encoding glutamate-5-semialdehyde dehydrogenase; protein product: MTTDFSDGLIADPLVAVQAAHRASIQLATTKGVLRSQTVYAMAEALKQQQNDILEANTLDLEASREMAVPDLILEWLKLTPERIQTAANLLRRLSELPDPIGRVMDAAYQIDHCQTYSQLMPLGVISLIYEAFPELAALAAGLCVKTGNSLVLKGGSEASHSNAAIAQALWSAIEKNGLPDGCLQVLSSDQGASIRDLIVQDQYVNLIIPYGRPSLVQQIVRQATAPVLRSAMGNCYLYWSPSGSLDAVRWILIDSHQSEPDPVNAIEKVLIHPSQNPSSLIILWNSLREKGFELRGDADLVAEFPELKLAEESEWRQAYLAKIIAFKSVPSLEAAITWINLHSSGHADCLVTESYQESRSFALGINSASTYINASPRFSRNPKRGDSIFLGMSNQKGHRRGPISLETLTTVKHIIQGTGQF